Proteins co-encoded in one Acidithiobacillus caldus ATCC 51756 genomic window:
- a CDS encoding nitric oxide reductase activation protein NorD, which yields MNNGFSEAAQEVVRAQAWERLDTSFAEVRAVFDDLFNAALRILSPADIDAYIEAARQIAKLGRGSEPLLLFLEAWPELAGLLGGHALAPVLETIQRMQKSPNGRAIAPFLQSLIPVARRLESTELVRDYLEVVLDLMVQTSGTIHGRQATIPSPVMAEFFVQAPLLLDQVSLTGLARWVDHGIRHYANNPDRQKDYFGLHSADSHAVLRRERHGTLLADVERQLGLYLLGLWEDVAPLVPYSSGFHQLRQPIPYYDSQGFHLPDAYDDARGVAAIDRYRLALAHMAGHRRWSQPSIADNWSPFQRLTVECFEDCRIDTLLLRRYPGLRPILLALHPQPDEDDCNDATTSCLRHRLVMLSRALLDPACSYRHPVIREFTVRFQALLRTGPSNSSEIAALALDFVTRTRLPSDQFARVHFADTIVDYRDDNRHFWRFIEPEGGETSTSDTFRPSSSPGEQRLPPRHYPEWDEHSRSYRPDWVSVYDYLHPTGDAALIDGLLQKHRVLSNRLRRLFDLLKPQERERIRRQEDGSELDLDMALRALIDYQMGMVPDPRISLSHHSNGRDLAVLLLLDLSQSLNETVAGTGQTVLQLSQEAVSMLAWAVDGLGDPFAIAGFHSNTRHDLRFLHIKGFSEAWDDTVKARLAGMQARWSTRMGAALRHATHFLEARKTSKKLLLILTDGMPSDVDVADPQHLIADARQAVRELEQEGIYPYCISLDPQADSYVAQIFGRRFSVVDRIEHLPEKLSEIFIGLTR from the coding sequence ATGAACAATGGGTTCTCCGAGGCGGCGCAAGAGGTCGTGCGTGCTCAGGCGTGGGAACGCCTGGATACGAGCTTTGCCGAGGTCCGTGCGGTATTTGACGATCTATTCAACGCGGCTCTGAGGATACTCAGCCCAGCGGACATCGATGCCTATATCGAGGCAGCCCGACAGATCGCCAAGTTAGGTCGCGGCTCCGAACCGCTGCTGCTGTTCCTCGAGGCCTGGCCAGAGCTGGCCGGTCTGCTGGGTGGGCACGCTTTGGCGCCGGTGCTGGAGACTATCCAGCGCATGCAAAAGTCACCCAACGGCCGCGCCATCGCTCCCTTCTTGCAAAGTCTGATCCCCGTGGCACGCCGCTTGGAATCCACCGAGCTGGTGCGCGACTACCTGGAGGTCGTCCTCGACCTTATGGTGCAAACCTCGGGGACCATCCACGGCCGGCAGGCCACGATTCCCAGTCCCGTCATGGCCGAGTTCTTCGTCCAGGCCCCGTTGTTGTTGGATCAGGTCTCGCTGACCGGACTTGCTAGATGGGTAGATCACGGAATACGCCACTACGCCAACAATCCAGATCGGCAGAAGGACTATTTCGGCCTGCACTCTGCCGACAGTCATGCCGTGCTTCGACGCGAACGCCACGGCACCTTGCTGGCGGACGTGGAACGGCAGCTTGGTCTGTATTTGCTCGGGCTCTGGGAGGATGTCGCGCCCCTCGTACCCTATTCCAGCGGTTTTCACCAGTTACGCCAGCCCATCCCCTATTACGATAGCCAGGGCTTTCATCTGCCCGATGCCTATGACGACGCTCGTGGGGTGGCGGCGATCGACCGCTATCGCCTGGCCTTGGCACACATGGCCGGTCATCGACGCTGGAGCCAACCCTCCATCGCCGACAATTGGAGTCCGTTTCAACGGCTCACGGTGGAGTGTTTCGAGGATTGCCGCATTGATACCCTGCTGTTGCGCCGGTATCCCGGCCTACGACCAATCCTGCTCGCACTGCATCCCCAACCCGATGAGGACGATTGCAACGATGCCACCACCTCATGCCTGCGCCACCGCTTGGTCATGCTGTCCCGTGCCCTGCTCGATCCCGCGTGCTCCTACCGCCATCCCGTCATTCGGGAGTTCACGGTACGGTTTCAGGCGCTGCTGCGGACTGGTCCCAGCAATAGCAGCGAGATTGCCGCCCTGGCACTGGACTTCGTGACCCGCACACGCTTGCCCAGTGACCAGTTTGCACGCGTGCATTTTGCCGACACCATAGTGGATTATCGGGACGACAACCGCCATTTTTGGCGCTTCATCGAGCCGGAGGGTGGAGAAACATCCACCAGCGATACGTTCAGACCCAGCTCCAGCCCAGGGGAGCAGAGGCTGCCTCCGCGTCACTATCCCGAGTGGGATGAGCACAGCCGTAGCTACCGTCCCGACTGGGTCAGCGTTTACGACTACCTCCATCCCACTGGCGATGCCGCCCTGATCGATGGTCTGCTCCAAAAGCATCGCGTATTGTCCAATCGGCTCAGAAGACTTTTCGATCTTCTGAAACCTCAGGAGAGGGAACGCATCCGCCGCCAGGAGGACGGCAGCGAGCTTGATCTAGATATGGCACTGCGTGCCCTCATCGATTACCAAATGGGGATGGTCCCGGACCCACGCATCAGCCTGAGCCATCACAGCAACGGACGCGATCTAGCGGTGCTCCTGCTGCTGGACCTGTCGCAGTCCCTCAACGAAACCGTTGCCGGCACCGGTCAGACCGTGCTTCAGCTCAGTCAGGAGGCGGTATCGATGCTGGCCTGGGCTGTTGACGGACTGGGCGATCCCTTTGCCATCGCCGGCTTCCACTCCAATACCCGCCATGACCTGCGTTTTCTCCACATCAAAGGCTTCAGCGAGGCCTGGGACGATACCGTCAAGGCACGACTGGCCGGGATGCAGGCGCGTTGGTCCACACGCATGGGGGCGGCGCTGCGCCATGCCACGCACTTCCTCGAAGCACGCAAGACGAGCAAGAAGCTCTTGCTCATTCTCACCGACGGCATGCCTTCGGATGTAGACGTGGCGGATCCACAGCATCTCATTGCCGACGCTCGGCAAGCGGTGCGCGAGCTGGAGCAGGAGGGTATCTACCCCTACTGCATCAGCCTCGATCCCCAGGCCGATAGCTATGTGGCGCAGATTTTCGGAAGGCGGTTTTCTGTTGTCGACCGAATCGAACACCTGCCGGAAAAACTCTCTGAAATCTTCATTGGGCTGACGCGATAA
- a CDS encoding helix-turn-helix domain-containing protein — MEQLGRQLQKLREERQLSLRSLGELAGVSASAISQMEAGKVSPSIATLEKICNALGVHIASLFDEPQGDQGPILLRTNERRRVYSADSHASIEPLARNFAGKKMQPILISLEPGGVCGEHPYTSAEGEEFAMLIAGTAEFEQQDKRYQLSQGDAVYYDPRQLHNWRNLGQDMAVLLIVVAQ; from the coding sequence ATGGAACAATTGGGACGACAACTGCAGAAACTCCGGGAGGAGCGCCAGCTCTCCCTGCGCTCGCTGGGTGAACTGGCGGGGGTATCGGCCAGCGCCATTTCGCAGATGGAGGCGGGCAAGGTGTCCCCATCCATCGCTACCCTGGAAAAGATCTGCAACGCCTTGGGAGTCCACATCGCGAGTCTTTTCGATGAACCACAAGGCGATCAGGGACCAATCCTGTTGCGTACAAACGAACGGCGACGCGTTTACAGCGCTGACTCCCACGCCAGCATTGAACCCTTGGCTCGGAATTTTGCGGGCAAGAAGATGCAGCCGATCCTCATCAGCCTGGAGCCCGGAGGGGTCTGCGGGGAGCATCCCTACACGAGCGCCGAAGGTGAGGAATTCGCGATGCTCATTGCGGGAACGGCCGAGTTCGAACAGCAAGACAAGCGCTACCAGTTGAGCCAGGGCGATGCCGTCTACTACGACCCACGCCAACTGCACAATTGGCGAAATCTCGGCCAGGATATGGCAGTGCTCCTCATCGTCGTCGCCCAATGA
- a CDS encoding proton-conducting transporter transmembrane domain-containing protein — translation MTLPSALAWGLIAAALGPVVTILAFVPALDAKALRLGGFLTSTIMAVISLGAGLYALLQPGSIPATTFGTHIPWQFHLDPLSGFFLLLLGVVGSTASLHAIGYFRATQSGELRRVLIPYPIFFSAMILVVLAAGVYTFMVAWELMALSSTFLILSASRAMAARRAAYLYLLIAHLGALCLLGAFILLARGNPLSGGSFAVMAAAQQSLSPWATQAILGLSLLGFGAKLGMVPLHIWLPEAHPAAPSPVSALMSAAMLPMAIYGLLRLDWQILSAPGIGWGVIWLAFGLLTAGFGVLFSTLQSDLKRLLAYSSMENMGLVLVALGLGRIFVAEGWLSLAGLALCAGLFQLLNHALFKSLLFLGSGSVLHSTGSVDMNRLGGLIRSMPQTTLLMLIATLAIAGLPPLNGFASEWLLLQAFLLAPQAASGSLQIVLPLAAAGVVFVLALSSFAMVKGFGLSFLGRPRSNFHAHEASLWERTAMGCLALGCVVLGILPGMVTNGLMAVGRLLLRSDALTLQSPWALTPISAQRASYLPGTFLVGITLAVILTFLLVWWRFGRPLRRVPAWACGFAGSATSRMQDSPAGFSQPWLRIFAPIHSGRLQTREIPEKRAPEWFVHFQDPFWHGLYLPIQKTALLLSKQSLRLQQGKITIYLLYAFITLIVLLAVIQ, via the coding sequence ATGACGCTGCCATCTGCTTTGGCCTGGGGCCTGATTGCCGCCGCTCTGGGCCCTGTGGTAACGATCCTCGCGTTTGTACCGGCGTTGGACGCGAAGGCACTGCGACTTGGGGGTTTCCTCACCAGCACGATCATGGCCGTCATCAGCCTCGGCGCGGGGCTCTACGCTTTGTTGCAGCCCGGATCAATCCCTGCCACGACTTTCGGCACCCATATTCCCTGGCAATTCCACCTGGATCCCCTCTCGGGCTTTTTCCTGCTCCTGTTGGGTGTGGTTGGCAGCACCGCATCCCTGCACGCCATCGGTTATTTTCGCGCCACCCAGAGCGGGGAGTTGCGAAGGGTCCTCATCCCCTACCCCATCTTTTTTTCCGCCATGATCCTCGTCGTCCTGGCGGCGGGCGTGTACACATTCATGGTGGCCTGGGAACTGATGGCCTTGAGTTCCACCTTCCTCATCCTCAGCGCGTCCCGGGCAATGGCGGCGCGTCGGGCGGCATATCTCTATCTCCTCATAGCCCATTTGGGCGCACTCTGCCTGTTGGGGGCCTTTATCCTCCTCGCCCGGGGTAATCCCCTGAGCGGCGGGAGCTTTGCGGTTATGGCCGCAGCTCAGCAATCTTTGTCCCCATGGGCGACTCAGGCAATCCTGGGCCTCAGCCTGCTGGGCTTTGGGGCCAAGCTCGGGATGGTGCCTCTGCACATCTGGCTGCCGGAGGCCCATCCCGCCGCACCCTCACCCGTTTCTGCCTTGATGAGCGCTGCCATGCTCCCCATGGCTATCTACGGTCTGTTGCGGCTGGACTGGCAGATTCTGTCGGCCCCGGGCATCGGCTGGGGAGTGATCTGGTTGGCTTTTGGTCTGCTAACGGCTGGTTTTGGGGTACTTTTTTCCACCCTGCAGAGTGATCTGAAACGGCTCTTGGCCTATTCCTCCATGGAGAACATGGGCCTGGTTCTCGTAGCCCTCGGGCTGGGACGGATTTTCGTGGCGGAGGGTTGGTTGAGTCTGGCCGGCCTTGCGCTTTGTGCGGGTCTCTTCCAACTGCTGAACCATGCGCTTTTCAAGAGTCTGCTTTTCCTCGGTAGCGGCAGTGTCCTGCACAGCACAGGCAGTGTGGACATGAATCGCCTGGGGGGGCTGATTCGCTCCATGCCCCAGACCACCCTACTCATGCTTATCGCTACCCTGGCCATTGCCGGTCTGCCTCCGCTCAATGGCTTCGCCTCAGAATGGCTGTTACTGCAGGCCTTTCTTCTCGCTCCTCAGGCTGCCTCGGGGAGCTTGCAGATCGTCTTGCCGCTGGCAGCGGCTGGAGTGGTGTTCGTCTTGGCTCTATCGAGCTTTGCCATGGTCAAGGGCTTCGGTCTGAGTTTTCTGGGACGGCCGCGCTCCAATTTCCATGCCCATGAGGCCAGCCTTTGGGAACGTACAGCAATGGGGTGCCTAGCCCTGGGATGCGTCGTGCTGGGCATACTGCCGGGGATGGTGACCAATGGCCTCATGGCCGTCGGGCGCCTGCTATTACGAAGCGATGCACTCACGCTGCAAAGTCCCTGGGCCCTGACTCCCATATCCGCCCAGCGCGCCAGCTATTTGCCCGGCACCTTTCTGGTGGGCATAACTCTGGCCGTAATCCTGACCTTTTTGCTGGTCTGGTGGCGCTTTGGCCGGCCGCTACGGCGGGTACCCGCCTGGGCTTGTGGGTTTGCCGGCAGTGCAACCTCACGGATGCAGGATAGCCCTGCCGGTTTCAGTCAGCCCTGGCTGCGCATCTTTGCTCCTATCCACAGCGGTCGCCTGCAAACGCGGGAAATACCCGAAAAGCGTGCACCGGAGTGGTTCGTGCACTTCCAGGATCCTTTCTGGCATGGGCTTTATCTACCCATACAAAAAACGGCACTCTTGCTCTCCAAACAATCCTTACGTTTGCAACAAGGCAAAATCACCATTTATTTGCTCTATGCCTTTATTACCCTAATAGTGCTGCTGGCGGTGATCCAATGA
- a CDS encoding respiratory chain complex I subunit 1 family protein, whose protein sequence is MNAADLTVQCLQVLLAMAVAPLFAAWLQMLRALLQNRRPAGLSQAYRDLARLFRKESLVPEDSSWLFRFTPYVLFGTKIMATALVPILALDLPLAHAADVIALVGLLAVARIFQVLAALDSGTAFAYMGARREMMVSALAEPALLTTFFIASLLAGSTSLSEIARHAQYGALSLHPSMVFGATAFFLVLLIENARIPVDNPATHLELTMIHEAMLLEYSGRHLALLEWGAQLKLVLYISVGIAVFFPWGMADRPSPLALVLAVGIFAAKLLLAAPILALVETLLAKKRLFRVPEFAASAFLFGVIGLLTHFILGA, encoded by the coding sequence ATGAACGCTGCCGATTTGACCGTACAGTGCCTGCAGGTATTGCTAGCGATGGCGGTGGCACCACTTTTTGCTGCCTGGCTGCAGATGCTCCGCGCCCTACTGCAAAACCGAAGGCCAGCCGGTCTCAGCCAGGCATATCGAGATCTCGCGCGACTTTTCCGCAAAGAGTCGCTGGTCCCGGAGGACAGTTCCTGGCTCTTTCGCTTCACTCCCTATGTGCTTTTTGGGACCAAAATCATGGCTACTGCCCTGGTACCCATTCTGGCCTTGGATCTGCCCTTGGCCCACGCTGCCGATGTCATTGCCTTGGTGGGTCTGCTGGCTGTTGCCCGGATTTTTCAGGTGCTGGCGGCTCTGGACAGTGGCACCGCGTTTGCCTACATGGGGGCGCGACGCGAGATGATGGTTTCGGCTCTGGCGGAACCGGCCCTGCTGACCACCTTTTTCATTGCCTCCCTGCTGGCCGGTTCTACCTCTCTGTCCGAGATCGCCCGCCATGCCCAATATGGGGCCCTCTCTCTGCATCCGAGCATGGTCTTCGGCGCGACCGCCTTCTTTCTGGTACTCCTCATCGAGAATGCGCGCATTCCCGTGGACAATCCCGCCACGCACCTGGAACTCACCATGATTCATGAGGCGATGCTCCTGGAATATTCAGGCCGCCATCTCGCCCTCCTGGAGTGGGGTGCACAGCTGAAGCTAGTGCTCTATATAAGCGTCGGCATCGCCGTGTTCTTTCCCTGGGGTATGGCCGACCGTCCCAGCCCTTTGGCGCTCGTTCTGGCGGTGGGGATCTTTGCCGCCAAGCTGCTTTTGGCTGCCCCCATCCTGGCACTGGTGGAAACCCTTTTGGCGAAGAAGCGGCTGTTCCGGGTACCGGAGTTTGCGGCCAGCGCTTTTCTCTTTGGCGTAATTGGATTGCTCACCCATTTCATTTTGGGCGCCTGA
- a CDS encoding IS630 family transposase — MKRVDVRKLTVDGRNILRQMVVRLRQQSGMRVEDLAKVSGAHPSTIRGWLARAKREGTESLEERPRGRPVGACRKLTLAAEAWIRDQIVQKDPRQLQMPFALWTRPAIRQLIRERFGIDLQVRLVGKYLKRWGFTPQRPVKRALEQNPEAVRQWLEVEYPRLRARALQEGAVIYWGDETAVKEDAHWVRGYAPKGQTPILEHPARWTTLSMISAISPRGEIAFEIVEGSIHAERFIAFLEKLITGAPQKVFLVVDNLRVHHAKVVSAWLADKQDRIELVFLPPYAPESNPDEYLNRDFKTALRTGPMSTDTQSLLEKATTFMNGLRQLPEKVARYFHHPAARYAMLDI, encoded by the coding sequence ATGAAGCGGGTAGATGTGCGTAAATTGACGGTGGATGGGCGCAACATACTGCGGCAGATGGTGGTGCGGTTGCGCCAACAGTCGGGCATGCGAGTAGAGGACTTGGCCAAGGTGTCTGGTGCCCATCCCTCGACGATTCGCGGTTGGTTGGCGCGAGCCAAACGAGAAGGAACCGAGAGCCTTGAGGAACGCCCGCGGGGGCGGCCGGTTGGGGCTTGCCGTAAATTGACTCTGGCGGCAGAGGCTTGGATTCGGGACCAGATCGTGCAAAAGGATCCACGGCAGTTGCAGATGCCTTTTGCGCTCTGGACGCGGCCTGCCATCCGGCAACTGATTCGGGAGCGTTTCGGGATCGATTTGCAGGTGCGATTGGTGGGCAAATATCTCAAGCGCTGGGGGTTTACTCCCCAACGTCCGGTCAAACGGGCGCTGGAACAGAACCCGGAAGCTGTACGGCAGTGGCTGGAGGTGGAGTACCCCAGGCTTCGGGCGCGTGCCCTGCAGGAAGGTGCGGTCATTTACTGGGGCGACGAAACCGCCGTCAAAGAGGATGCCCACTGGGTCCGGGGATATGCCCCCAAGGGGCAGACCCCCATCCTCGAGCATCCGGCACGCTGGACCACCCTGTCGATGATTTCGGCAATTTCCCCGCGCGGAGAGATCGCCTTCGAGATCGTGGAGGGCAGCATCCATGCGGAGCGTTTTATCGCCTTTCTGGAAAAGCTGATCACCGGCGCGCCGCAGAAGGTCTTCCTGGTAGTGGACAACCTGCGGGTACATCACGCCAAGGTGGTAAGCGCGTGGCTGGCCGACAAACAGGACCGCATTGAGCTCGTATTTCTGCCGCCCTATGCGCCAGAGTCCAACCCCGACGAGTATCTCAATCGCGATTTCAAAACCGCTCTGCGTACGGGCCCCATGAGCACAGATACCCAAAGCTTGCTGGAGAAGGCAACCACTTTCATGAACGGGCTACGCCAACTGCCCGAGAAAGTCGCGCGCTATTTCCACCATCCCGCAGCACGCTACGCGATGTTAGATATTTAG
- a CDS encoding hydrogenase 4 subunit F, with amino-acid sequence MILVGLLAWVVLGIPVLALWGDGKRGRRLFILIQVGVFLLAVALAERYLDLGTLTAFGAELRVDVLSLILILLNSVVGLMTAWFSASYWHTEVQRHDFGVARQRLYHAMFQSFLATMLLALLSNNLGILWVALEGATLSTVLLVSLQRSGESLEAAWKYFILCGVGLAMALFGTVLLYFAAQPVLGSGAQALLWSSLHQQAWRLNGTAMAIAFVFILVGYGTKMGLAPLNNWLPDAHAAGPSTVSAALSGLLLNVALYAVLRFKSLADAALGGDFAAHLLMGFGLLSLLLASLSMLRQHDVKRLFAYSSAEHMGLTTFAFGLGGPVATFAGILHLVGHSLAKSSVFFSVGRATQEARSRELADLRGFLNRRPVLGWSILLSVLAILGMPPGSLFLSEFLILTVSLEKAWITTPLLLLGLGMAFAAIFRALLPLLYGEGGGPCSALPLRGLTPVFLQLSLVLLMGIAIPYPLDPWMQAVAGVLS; translated from the coding sequence ATGATTCTGGTAGGACTCTTGGCTTGGGTGGTGCTGGGTATTCCAGTATTGGCGCTTTGGGGTGATGGAAAGCGCGGCAGAAGGCTGTTCATTCTCATTCAGGTAGGCGTCTTTCTTCTGGCTGTGGCACTGGCCGAGCGCTATCTCGACCTCGGTACACTGACGGCATTTGGCGCGGAACTGCGCGTAGACGTGCTTTCCCTGATTCTGATCCTCCTGAATAGCGTGGTAGGCCTGATGACGGCATGGTTTTCTGCTTCCTACTGGCATACGGAAGTACAACGTCATGACTTTGGCGTTGCCCGCCAACGGCTCTACCACGCCATGTTCCAGAGTTTTTTGGCGACCATGCTCTTGGCTTTGCTAAGCAATAATCTGGGTATTCTCTGGGTAGCCCTGGAAGGTGCTACCCTATCTACGGTGCTTTTGGTAAGTCTCCAGCGCAGCGGCGAGAGTCTGGAAGCGGCGTGGAAATACTTCATCCTCTGCGGCGTTGGCTTGGCCATGGCGCTTTTCGGCACAGTGCTCCTCTATTTCGCTGCTCAACCAGTACTGGGAAGCGGCGCCCAGGCACTGCTCTGGTCCAGCCTACATCAGCAGGCCTGGAGACTGAATGGCACGGCAATGGCCATCGCCTTCGTCTTCATTCTTGTGGGTTACGGGACCAAGATGGGACTTGCTCCCCTCAACAATTGGCTGCCTGACGCCCATGCCGCCGGTCCCAGCACCGTCTCAGCTGCCCTCTCTGGTCTACTCCTCAATGTTGCTCTCTATGCCGTCCTGCGTTTCAAAAGTCTCGCGGATGCAGCCCTGGGAGGCGATTTTGCGGCCCATCTTCTCATGGGCTTCGGGCTTCTTTCGCTCCTTCTGGCGAGTTTGTCCATGCTTCGCCAACACGATGTCAAAAGGCTTTTTGCCTATTCCTCCGCAGAACACATGGGGCTGACGACCTTTGCCTTCGGTCTTGGTGGACCCGTGGCCACTTTTGCTGGAATACTTCACCTAGTAGGTCACAGTCTGGCCAAGTCCTCGGTATTCTTCTCTGTGGGGCGAGCGACGCAGGAGGCACGGTCCCGTGAGTTGGCGGATTTGCGGGGATTTCTAAACAGGCGACCGGTACTCGGCTGGTCCATCCTGCTGTCGGTCCTGGCCATTTTAGGAATGCCCCCAGGGTCTCTATTCTTGAGTGAATTTTTGATTCTGACGGTCAGTCTGGAAAAGGCCTGGATAACCACTCCATTGCTGTTGCTCGGGCTCGGAATGGCATTTGCCGCCATCTTTCGTGCCCTGCTTCCTCTACTCTACGGCGAGGGTGGAGGCCCCTGTAGTGCACTTCCCCTGCGTGGACTGACTCCAGTATTTCTCCAACTGTCCCTGGTGCTGCTCATGGGCATCGCGATTCCCTATCCCCTGGATCCATGGATGCAGGCCGTGGCTGGGGTCCTATCATGA
- a CDS encoding hydrogenase large subunit, with protein MIKPSWFSETMGSFCLILAQPPIWRGRLAADYWQQLGQRIRQQGGRLLGIWGEHQDTAGANIHAFFLTESGYLWCTLPLPANLREFPSLSSVFPTACRQERAIRDLLGLEPLGNPDMRPWLRHAAWPANIHPLAMSDIPEDILSCAGEIDYSYRAPAGQDLHEIPVGPVHAGTIEPGHFRFTCLGEQIVQLEERLGYCHKGIERLFVGQPPDAALRLAGRVSGDSSVAYAWSYAMAVESVAEIELSQRALALRGLCLERERLANHLGDLGALGNDAGLAFALTQLLAIKEELLRENAEIFGHRYLMDVVQLGGVAVDLDGRALQHIEQSSKAWRRRLETLDLLLQEHAGLRDRLVATGPITAERAAYWGMAGLSGRASGQAWDLRTHFAPPPYDRYPMEISLARRGDVAARWAVRFAEVFRCLRWQENVVANLPGGSPRVALKAFPKDGEGLGICEGWRGEVFVALRLEDGHIARCHPHDPSWSLWPVLEEAVCQDIVADFPLINKSFNLSYSGQDL; from the coding sequence ATGATCAAGCCCTCCTGGTTTTCGGAAACCATGGGTTCTTTTTGCCTCATACTGGCTCAGCCCCCCATCTGGCGAGGCCGCCTGGCTGCTGATTATTGGCAGCAACTTGGGCAACGCATTCGACAGCAGGGAGGACGCTTGCTCGGTATCTGGGGCGAGCACCAAGATACTGCTGGGGCAAACATCCATGCCTTTTTCTTAACGGAGTCTGGTTATTTGTGGTGCACATTGCCCTTACCGGCAAACCTGCGCGAATTCCCAAGCTTGAGTTCGGTGTTTCCCACGGCCTGCCGCCAGGAGCGTGCCATCCGTGATCTTCTGGGACTGGAGCCGTTGGGCAATCCCGATATGCGTCCCTGGTTACGCCATGCCGCTTGGCCTGCCAATATACATCCTTTGGCCATGAGCGATATTCCGGAAGATATCCTTAGTTGCGCCGGCGAAATCGATTATTCCTACCGCGCTCCAGCAGGTCAGGATCTTCACGAAATTCCAGTGGGCCCGGTTCATGCCGGGACCATTGAGCCGGGGCATTTTCGCTTTACGTGTCTTGGTGAGCAGATTGTCCAACTCGAAGAGCGGCTGGGTTACTGCCATAAGGGTATAGAACGTCTTTTCGTCGGGCAGCCACCCGATGCCGCGCTCCGTCTGGCGGGACGTGTCAGCGGTGACAGCAGCGTCGCTTACGCTTGGTCCTATGCCATGGCCGTGGAGAGCGTCGCTGAAATTGAGCTTTCGCAGCGAGCCCTAGCTCTTCGTGGGCTGTGTTTGGAGCGCGAGCGGCTGGCTAATCACCTAGGCGATTTGGGCGCCCTTGGTAACGATGCCGGACTGGCGTTTGCACTCACCCAATTACTGGCCATCAAGGAAGAACTACTGCGTGAGAACGCCGAGATTTTTGGGCACCGTTATCTGATGGATGTCGTCCAACTCGGTGGAGTGGCCGTGGACCTCGACGGCAGAGCATTGCAGCATATCGAGCAAAGCAGCAAGGCGTGGCGCCGACGCCTGGAAACGCTGGATTTGCTGCTCCAGGAACATGCTGGTCTGCGGGACCGTCTAGTCGCTACCGGCCCCATCACGGCGGAACGTGCCGCGTACTGGGGCATGGCAGGTCTTAGCGGTCGCGCCAGCGGCCAAGCCTGGGATTTACGGACGCATTTTGCGCCGCCGCCATACGATCGCTATCCCATGGAAATCTCCCTCGCGCGCCGCGGTGATGTGGCGGCCCGTTGGGCTGTACGTTTCGCCGAAGTCTTCCGCTGCCTGCGGTGGCAGGAGAACGTCGTGGCGAATCTACCGGGCGGCAGCCCACGGGTCGCTCTGAAGGCTTTTCCTAAAGATGGTGAAGGTCTGGGAATCTGTGAGGGCTGGCGGGGGGAGGTTTTTGTAGCCTTACGTCTGGAAGATGGACACATTGCCCGCTGTCATCCTCACGATCCCTCCTGGTCTTTGTGGCCGGTCCTGGAGGAAGCGGTTTGTCAGGATATCGTCGCCGACTTCCCCCTCATCAACAAATCCTTCAACCTAAGCTATAGCGGACAGGATCTGTGA
- a CDS encoding NADH-quinone oxidoreductase subunit B family protein, with protein sequence MYRILKEAWRLGKLGERHQSDSLQGQNPFLQSAAIRHVDAGSCNGCELEIQALGGPHYALEQAGLHFVASPRHADVLLVTGPVTRHMAAALKDTYAAMPQPRVVVALGDCACGIGPFTSSYATLGAVDRLLPVHLACPGCPPPPTAILAALERAMMELGVTSRSTAKSDLQTKHDTHR encoded by the coding sequence ATGTACCGTATTCTCAAGGAAGCTTGGCGTCTGGGGAAATTAGGTGAACGCCATCAGTCCGATTCGTTACAAGGACAAAATCCCTTTTTGCAGAGTGCCGCTATACGTCACGTGGACGCCGGTTCCTGCAACGGATGTGAGTTGGAGATCCAGGCGCTGGGTGGACCACACTACGCGCTTGAACAGGCCGGGCTGCATTTCGTGGCCTCCCCGCGCCATGCCGATGTTCTGTTGGTCACCGGCCCGGTAACTCGTCATATGGCAGCCGCACTCAAGGACACCTATGCCGCCATGCCGCAGCCACGCGTTGTGGTCGCTTTGGGGGATTGCGCATGCGGCATAGGGCCATTCACATCGAGTTACGCTACCTTGGGTGCAGTAGACCGACTACTGCCAGTGCACTTGGCCTGCCCCGGCTGTCCACCGCCACCGACGGCCATTCTCGCTGCCCTGGAGCGCGCCATGATGGAACTGGGCGTAACAAGCCGCAGCACTGCAAAGAGCGATTTGCAGACCAAGCACGATACACATCGATAA